In Solanum pennellii chromosome 3, SPENNV200, a single window of DNA contains:
- the LOC107013035 gene encoding transcription factor MYB15-like → MPRVQQQQQKGTSMEAIIKKGAWSPEEDQKLRGYIMKYGIWNWRQMPKFAGLSRTGKSCRLRWMNYLRPDVKRGPFTTEEVEIVIKTYQELGNSWSAIAAKLPGRTDNEVKNFFHTHLKKHLGLKNHDVPLKTSKIRKQTKEDEKKISTRGRLVLEMSNNSNSLTTDVCSPCSSITTCEENQMMDPFVNFSQTFEVCYNNITSLVVDQQVPNMENTCINIGVALPHSIPHGSAVNSFDQFDMTSFWIDVLGNI, encoded by the exons ATGCCAAGGGTacaacaacagcagcagaaaGGTACGAGCATGGAGGCGATCATAAAGAAGGGGGCATGGTCTCCGGAGGAAGACCAAAAACTGAGAGGTTATATCATGAAATATGGCATCTGGAATTGGAGACAGATGCCCAAATTTGCAG GGCTTTCAAGAACGGGGAAAAGTTGTAGACTAAGATGGATGAACTATCTCCGCCCTGATGTTAAGAGAGGACCCTTTACCACGGAAGAGGTTGAAATTGTCATCAAAACTTATCAGGAACTTGGAAATAG CTGGTCAGCAATAGCCGCAAAATTGCCTGGAAGAACAGATAACGAAGTTAAGAACTTCTTCCACACACACTTAAAGAAGCATCTTGGACTGAAAAATCATGATGTTCCATTGAAAACTAGTAAAATCCGCAAACAAACCAAAGAAGATGAGAAGAAAATTAGTACTCGAGGAAGACTTGTACTTGAAATGAGCAATAACAGCAATTCATTAACAACAGATGTTTGTTCACCCTGCAGCAGCATTACTACATGTGAAGAAAACCAAATGATGGATCCTTTTGTGAATTTCTCACAAACTTTTGAAGTTTGTTATAACAACATTACTTCACTTGTTGTCGATCAACAAGTCCCCAACATGGAAAACACATGTATAAATATTGGTGTTGCCCTACCACATTCTATTCCCCATGGTTCTGCTGTTAACTCCTTCGACCAATTCGATATGACTTCATTCTGGATTGATGTACTTGGAAATATCTGA